One window of the Gordonia westfalica genome contains the following:
- a CDS encoding MCE family protein, translating to MRSDDSRRRIRAGLIGIGAILAVLALAFNYRSIPFLPGVTVVVAEFSDASGLNPDDEVHIAGVAAGSVQSIELAEDHVDVTMRLTDGWEKLGSETTASIKVETALGRRFVQLTTAGPGELGDRIPVSRTSSGFDLTESLDQLTETVGDTDKKSVVDAVESLDKVMNDLPSDIGGSLENVAAAARTVSSRDAGIRTLLQKADSVSDVLAERKGNITRLIDDGSVLFETLVDRAEVIRRLLTSLRAVSTEIETFVHDTGSSTPQMLEEVRQVTATLNANYANLEKSIKGMRTFVMQFADVLGSGPFFSVLLQNITPANLRGQQPGSPGGGR from the coding sequence ATGAGATCTGACGACTCCCGCCGTCGAATCCGGGCCGGTCTCATCGGAATCGGCGCGATACTCGCGGTTCTCGCGCTCGCGTTCAACTACCGCTCGATTCCGTTCCTGCCCGGCGTGACCGTCGTGGTCGCCGAGTTCTCCGACGCCAGTGGCCTGAATCCCGACGACGAAGTGCACATCGCCGGCGTGGCCGCGGGGAGTGTGCAGTCGATCGAGCTCGCCGAGGACCACGTCGACGTGACGATGCGGCTCACCGACGGCTGGGAGAAGCTCGGTTCCGAGACCACGGCCTCGATCAAGGTCGAGACCGCGCTCGGGCGTCGCTTCGTCCAACTCACGACCGCCGGCCCCGGCGAGCTCGGCGACCGAATCCCGGTGTCGCGGACAAGTTCCGGCTTCGACCTCACCGAGTCACTCGACCAGCTCACCGAGACCGTCGGAGACACCGACAAGAAGAGCGTCGTCGACGCGGTCGAGAGCCTCGACAAGGTCATGAACGATCTCCCGTCCGACATCGGCGGCTCCCTGGAGAACGTCGCCGCTGCGGCACGGACGGTGTCGTCGCGCGATGCCGGAATCCGGACGCTTCTGCAGAAGGCCGATTCGGTTTCCGACGTGCTGGCCGAGCGAAAGGGCAACATCACCAGGCTCATCGACGACGGGTCGGTGCTGTTCGAGACCCTCGTCGATCGGGCCGAGGTGATCCGCAGGCTGCTCACCAGCCTGCGCGCAGTATCCACCGAGATAGAGACGTTCGTCCATGACACCGGATCGTCCACCCCACAGATGCTCGAGGAGGTCCGTCAGGTGACGGCCACGCTCAACGCCAACTACGCCAACCTCGAAAAGTCGATCAAGGGGATGCGCACATTCGTCATGCAATTCGCCGACGTCCTGGGCAGCGGACCGTTCTTCTCAGTACTGCTCCAGAACATCACGCCGGCCAATCTCCGCGGCCAGCAGCCGGGCAGTCCGGGAGGCGGGCGATGA
- a CDS encoding MCE family protein yields MSTSSAVNRLGGPAVIALVIVAMVAVTAAKVWESTHTSRATIWFTDGTGLFVGDPVKMRGVTIGTVEAVEATPAKVRVEVSYDDSAYVDSEARAAIVAPTLVSGRYVQFVNPVKRSPAGALEDDAVVEVGRTAVPVGYDEIKKQVTDLAHQLGPSTGDEKGALSRLIDTSAGALDTSGGSLRKSVDALSDAMRTLSAAGPDLFSTVRNLQQVVTALRTADQQIVGFASQLDDASAVLDDNRTQLDAAIRALNSMAPRLRDYLKQNQGALSRDVKDLTRVSRLLVDRQDDLAQILHTAPTALSNLYNIYDPDSNSLTAGLAVADFPDPVSLICALLTTVDAPKSECQKAETTLTRVITSEMARSTGRPEEGGR; encoded by the coding sequence ATGAGCACGTCATCAGCCGTCAACCGACTCGGCGGGCCCGCGGTCATCGCCCTCGTCATCGTCGCCATGGTGGCCGTGACCGCGGCGAAGGTATGGGAGAGCACGCACACCTCACGGGCCACAATCTGGTTCACGGACGGCACCGGGCTGTTCGTCGGCGATCCGGTCAAGATGCGCGGCGTCACCATCGGCACTGTCGAAGCAGTGGAGGCCACACCGGCGAAGGTTCGCGTCGAGGTCTCGTACGACGACTCGGCGTACGTGGACTCCGAGGCACGGGCGGCGATCGTGGCGCCGACCCTCGTCTCCGGTCGGTATGTTCAGTTCGTCAACCCGGTCAAGCGATCGCCGGCTGGTGCGCTGGAAGACGATGCCGTGGTGGAGGTCGGCCGGACCGCGGTCCCGGTCGGGTACGACGAGATCAAGAAGCAGGTGACCGACCTCGCGCACCAACTCGGACCTTCCACCGGCGATGAGAAGGGGGCGCTCAGCCGACTCATCGACACCTCGGCCGGTGCGCTCGACACCAGCGGCGGCTCACTCCGGAAGTCGGTCGATGCGCTCTCCGACGCGATGAGGACGCTCTCCGCGGCCGGCCCCGACCTGTTCAGCACAGTCCGCAATCTCCAGCAGGTCGTCACCGCGCTGCGCACCGCCGACCAGCAGATCGTCGGTTTCGCCTCGCAACTCGACGACGCGTCGGCCGTGCTCGACGACAATCGGACGCAACTCGATGCCGCGATCCGTGCCCTCAACTCGATGGCCCCACGCCTGCGCGACTACTTGAAGCAGAACCAGGGTGCGCTAAGCCGTGACGTCAAGGACCTCACCAGGGTGTCCCGACTGCTCGTCGACAGGCAGGACGATCTGGCTCAGATCCTGCACACGGCGCCGACCGCGCTGTCGAACCTCTACAACATCTACGACCCGGACTCGAACTCACTGACGGCCGGTCTCGCGGTGGCCGACTTCCCGGATCCGGTGTCGCTCATCTGTGCACTGCTGACAACCGTGGACGCTCCCAAGTCGGAATGCCAGAAGGCCGAGACCACCCTGACCCGGGTCATCACGTCCGAGATGGCACGCTCGACCGGTCGCCCCGAGGAGGGAGGACGCTGA
- a CDS encoding MCE family protein, translated as MGHKRFHVGAGLIAAAVAMSTVAGCRFDGANSLSLPGDAVSGDSYSITVQLADVQNLVSNSLVKLDNANVGQIRSITVRESFAEVDVELSEGVEIPNGSTVKLAQTSVLGAQYLEFIPPAEQTPGKLLPGDTLDVNSSAAYPSTESVLAALSLILNGSGLEQLRSIMTELNDATDGRTAAANRAISQLKTFVSGLHKQRDDIGRAIDSLGKLSATLADQSSTVAEGIDNLEPALTVLADQREELVTMLDRVGVFGAKVGSVIARSNADLNSIAAELRPALKGLEESGDDLVGSLIVGLTVPFPVTVIDKGMKGDYQNLFLTLDLSVGAIRDKVLGSIPKVALARMAASRQAADPLRAPFGLRTPTTDHSPSKKTSPQPAGMGGPR; from the coding sequence ATGGGACACAAGCGCTTTCACGTCGGCGCGGGACTGATCGCGGCGGCCGTCGCGATGTCGACGGTGGCGGGCTGTCGGTTCGACGGCGCCAACTCGTTGTCACTGCCAGGCGACGCCGTCTCCGGTGACAGCTACAGCATCACCGTCCAGTTAGCCGACGTGCAGAACCTGGTGTCGAACTCCCTGGTCAAGCTCGACAACGCGAATGTCGGGCAGATCCGGTCCATCACAGTGCGCGAGTCGTTCGCCGAAGTGGACGTGGAGCTCTCCGAGGGAGTGGAGATCCCGAACGGTTCGACCGTGAAGCTGGCACAGACCTCGGTGCTGGGCGCGCAGTACCTGGAGTTCATTCCTCCCGCGGAGCAGACGCCGGGCAAGCTGTTGCCCGGCGACACACTCGATGTCAACAGCTCCGCAGCCTATCCGTCGACCGAGTCGGTGCTGGCGGCCTTGTCGCTGATCCTCAACGGCAGTGGCCTCGAACAGCTCCGGTCGATCATGACCGAGCTCAACGACGCCACCGATGGCCGCACAGCCGCTGCCAACCGAGCGATATCTCAACTCAAGACCTTCGTCTCCGGACTACACAAGCAACGTGATGACATCGGCCGCGCCATCGATTCGCTCGGCAAGCTCAGCGCCACGCTGGCCGATCAGAGTTCGACCGTGGCGGAGGGCATCGACAACCTGGAACCCGCCCTGACCGTGCTGGCGGACCAACGCGAGGAGCTGGTCACGATGCTCGATCGCGTAGGAGTGTTCGGCGCAAAGGTGGGCAGCGTGATCGCACGCAGCAACGCCGATCTGAACTCCATTGCCGCGGAACTCCGTCCCGCACTGAAGGGGCTCGAGGAGTCCGGCGACGACCTGGTCGGCTCGCTCATCGTCGGGCTCACCGTTCCGTTCCCGGTGACCGTCATCGACAAGGGAATGAAGGGTGACTACCAGAACCTCTTCCTGACCCTCGACCTGTCGGTGGGCGCCATACGCGACAAGGTGCTCGGCAGTATTCCCAAGGTGGCCCTGGCCAGGATGGCGGCCTCGCGGCAAGCCGCGGACCCACTCCGCGCTCCATTCGGACTGCGCACCCCCACAACGGATCACAGCCCATCGAAAAAGACCTCACCGCAGCCCGCCGGGATGGGGGGCCCCCGATGA
- a CDS encoding MCE family protein, with translation MKLTRLVRWQLVVFAVLTVVSVVYGTVTYVGIGRVTGIGSYRVVAEFDTAGGIYETGLVTYRGVTVGRVDSVDVDLADLSAPVRITLRIDSDNTIPRNSAAHIRSQSAVGEQYVDLIPRDNGGPALTDGDVLSAKGNEAPTPTKDVLERTMNLVATISPQNLETTVDEVSDGLGQTGDRLARLIDASQRLLELAQIDIGPTTRLIDDAEPLLTTGNRVAADLTSAVANLASFTDQLALSDEHLRTLLTQTPSAADQVSATLTELTPTLPTLLADLQSVGQVLRVNVPNLRHILTVYPAFTSGTLNSVDGYALGQSPQAPLDIKLGNTLNPPRAPRDMAAADVVTHRTCGLCRWFRTSTATRAPTTRRWRVAPGTSRARPTPA, from the coding sequence ATGAAACTCACCAGACTGGTGCGATGGCAGCTCGTCGTATTCGCTGTCCTCACCGTGGTCAGCGTAGTCTACGGGACTGTCACCTACGTCGGCATCGGTCGGGTCACCGGCATCGGATCGTATCGCGTGGTCGCCGAGTTCGACACCGCCGGCGGCATTTACGAGACCGGACTGGTGACCTATCGAGGTGTAACCGTGGGACGGGTGGATTCGGTAGACGTCGATCTGGCCGACTTGTCGGCGCCGGTTCGCATCACCCTGCGCATCGATTCGGACAACACGATCCCGCGAAACAGTGCGGCGCACATCAGGAGTCAGTCTGCGGTCGGGGAACAATACGTGGATCTGATTCCCCGCGACAACGGCGGGCCCGCGCTGACGGACGGAGACGTGTTGTCGGCCAAGGGCAATGAGGCGCCCACGCCCACCAAAGACGTCCTGGAGAGGACCATGAACCTCGTTGCGACGATCTCGCCCCAGAATCTGGAGACGACCGTCGACGAGGTGTCCGACGGGCTAGGACAGACCGGTGATCGCCTGGCTCGGTTGATCGACGCATCACAGCGGCTGCTCGAGTTGGCGCAGATCGATATCGGCCCCACCACCCGGCTGATCGACGACGCCGAACCGCTGTTGACCACTGGCAACCGGGTGGCCGCCGACCTGACCTCTGCGGTGGCGAACCTCGCGTCGTTCACCGATCAGCTCGCGCTGAGCGATGAACACTTGCGGACTCTGCTGACCCAGACCCCGTCGGCAGCCGACCAGGTGTCGGCCACCCTGACCGAGCTGACGCCTACGCTGCCGACGCTGCTCGCCGACCTCCAGTCCGTGGGACAGGTGCTGCGCGTCAACGTCCCCAACCTCCGGCACATCCTGACCGTCTATCCGGCGTTCACGTCGGGAACCCTGAACTCGGTCGACGGCTACGCGCTCGGCCAGAGTCCGCAGGCTCCACTCGACATCAAGCTCGGAAACACGCTGAACCCGCCCCGTGCACCGAGGGATATGGCGGCAGCCGACGTCGTGACGCATCGGACATGCGGACTGTGCCGGTGGTTCCGGACCAGTACTGCGACGCGCGCCCCGACAACCCGAAGGTGGCGCGTGGCGCCCGGAACGTCCCGTGCGCGACCGACCCCCGCGTGA